The following are encoded together in the Lathyrus oleraceus cultivar Zhongwan6 chromosome 3, CAAS_Psat_ZW6_1.0, whole genome shotgun sequence genome:
- the LOC127128010 gene encoding monodehydroascorbate reductase 4, peroxisomal isoform X2: protein MGRAFVYVILGGGVSAGYAALEFVRRGVSHGELCIISNESVAPYERPALSKGYLLPEAAARLPSFHTCVGANEERLTPKWYKEHGVELVLGTGVKSADVKRKTLLTTTGETISYKFLIIATGARALKLEEFGVNGSDAENVCYLRDISDANRLVNAIQSSPGGNAVVIGGGYIGMECAASLVINKINVTMVFPEAHCMARLLTPKIASYYEEYYKSRGVKFIKGTVLSSFDFDSNGKVTDVTLRDGTKLSVDMVVVGIGIRPNTGLFEGQLTLEKGGIKVNGMFQSSNSSVYAIGDVAAFPVKAFGEKRRLEHVDSARKSAKHAVSSIMEPDKTGEFDYIPFFYSRVFTLSWQFYGDNAGEVVYYGDLSASGSTFGAYWVNKGHVVGAFLEGGTREEYEAIAKTTTLRPAVEDLTELERQGLGFAVAVSQKPVALPPPIEVSGSTSGLLLEKPLYAWHATAGVVLAASIAAFAYFYGKRRRRW from the exons GTTGCTCCGTATGAAAGACCTGCATTAAGCAAAGGATATTTGCTTCCAGAAG CTGCTGCCCGGCTTCCATCCTTTCATACATGTGTAGGAGCAAATGAGGAAAGGCTAACTCCAAAATGGTATAAAGAACATG GAGTTGAACTAGTTCTTGGAACTGGAGTTAAGTCTGCTGATGTGAAACGTAAAACACTGTTAACCACAACTGGGGAGACCATAAGTTACAAATTTCTTATTATTGCTACTGGCGCCCGG GCTTTGAAACTGGAGGAATTTGGGGTTAATGGATCCGATGCAGAAAATGTATGTTATTTAAGAGATATATCAGATGCAAATAGGCTTGTGAATGCTATTCAATCTTCTCCTGGTGGGAATGCTGTTGTCATTGGTGGTGGATACATTGGCATGGAGTGTGCAGCATCTTTAGTGATTAATAAAATCAATGTAACAATGGTCTTCCCAGAAGCACATTGCA TGGCTCGTTTATTAACCCCCAAGATTGCAAGCTACTATGAAGAATATTATAAATCAAGAGGAGTAAAATTCATTAAAGGAACTGTGCTATCATCATTTGATTTTGATTCCAACGGAAAG GTTACAGATGTTACTCTTAGAGATGGAACAAAGCTATCCGTAGACATGGTTGTAGTGGGAATCGGAATACGACCAAATACAGGTCTGTTTGAAGGCCAACTTACTTTGGAGAAAGGTGGAATCAAGGTAAATGGAATGTTCCAGTCAAGCAACAGTTCAGTCTATGCTATTGGAGATGTTGCAGCATTTCCAGTCAAAGCGTTTGGTGAAAAGCGAAGACTGGAGCATGTTGATTCAGCAAGAAAATCTGCAAAACACGCTGTTTCATCCATAATGGAACCAGACAAAACAGGCGAATTTGACTACATTCCTTTTTTCTACTCCAGAGTCTTCACTTTGTCATGGCAATTTTACGGGGATAATGCCGGGGAAGTTGTTTATTATGGAGATCTCTCAGCCTCAGGTAGCACATTTGGAGCATATTGGGTAAACAAGGGTCATGTTGTCGGGGCTTTCCTTGAAGGAGGAACTAGAGAAGAATATGAAGCCATAGCAAAGACTACAACACTAAGGCCAGCAGTTGAAGACTTGACTGAGTTGGAGCGGCAAGGTTTGGGGTTTGCAGTGGCAGTTAGCCAGAAACCAGTAGCATTACCACCACCGATTGAGGTTAGCGGTAGCACTTCTGGTCTTCTTTTGGAAAAACCATTATATGCTTGGCATGCTACAGCTGGTGTCGTTCTTGCTGCATCAATAGCTGCATTTGCATATTTTTATGGAAAAAGGCGTCGCAGATGGTGA